The Triticum aestivum cultivar Chinese Spring chromosome 5A, IWGSC CS RefSeq v2.1, whole genome shotgun sequence genomic sequence CTTGGCAAACGAGAACAGGGTGGGGAAGAGTTGATTGAGGCGGCCAGCAGAGCACCATTTGTCTTGCCAGAAAGCTGTTAACTTTCCATCTCCGATATGGCAAAAGGATGTTTGTTGCACCATCGGGATATATGCTGCTAGGGCTCTCCAGATAGGCGTGTCGGTGGTTTTTAGTTTGTTGGGCAACCTCTTGCGGAGATACCTATGCTGGAACCACTGATAGCATGGGATGATGAACCTTGCAGAATACGGTTGGTGAACTTGCAGAGCATTGCATCGTTATGAGCCTCCAGATCCCTGATCCCGAGGCCACCACTTTGCTTGGGAGAGACAACCTGGTCCCAAGCAACCAAGCAGTCAGCACGCTGTCTGTCCGCTTTTTTCTGCCATAGAAAATTCCTCCTTAGCTTGCCAACTTTGCCTAGGCTGCCCTTGTTCCATTTTACACAAGCCATGTAGTAGTTCGGAATGGAAGAAAGGACAACATCAATCAGAGTGAGGCGCCCTCCCCAGGAGAGATATGTTGCCAGCCAGCCTGCCAAGCGTCTGTCAATCTTCTGAATTACCGGCATCAGAACCGAGTTGGAGATTTTCTGCATCGAGAGAGGCAAGCCAAGATAATTGCATGATAACGAGCTGATCGGGCATCCCAAGATACTTGCTGCTTCTGCTGCATCATCCGCATTCATGTGAATAGGCACGAAGGTGCTcttgtgtgtcaggaccccgactcgatgtcacatcgatctagctcgtaacacctcatatcactttgcggcctcacgcacggtatacccacgggtgtcgccttacctttgcctgggaccgtttgcgccttttggctcacgtatatgatagtgtcgctagcatccatatgataaggagcccgggctgacatgactagtcgtaaacccaaagtggcacagacttacagggacaggcatccatgacccagcttcgaacgtgtcagtcatcagcaagtgggtccgggctgtagcactgggctagcaggactccggtaaaccgggctgtagcgggctaacaggactccggtactcaatgcgtgacatttccccgaagggacagacaccggaacgaagaaggacacatgccggccagcctaagtgttccagggcagtagcaagctaccatggctcagcggtaacactaggagacatttcccggtaagagaggctactaaagataaacaactagatagtcagatcccacacataccaagcatttcaatcatacacacaatatgcccgatatgtgcaaatacaacaaggcatcacaacatgactctatgacacaagcactttatttaaggctcagagagccatacataatatacacaaaggtacgggtcacacgacccagcattcaagtcatacagtcatacaaaccagcagcggaagtaacttgtctgagtacagacaactagaaagataaaagaggcttggaaagcctagctatactacgtggtccttcacaagctcaggatcatcacctgggccttagcctactcattgatgtcaacatctacgaagaacccatcagaaggggttgcagcgtcttctgtaaaaatgtaaattatagcaacatgagtacaaaggtactcagcaagacttacatcagatcctacatacatgcatattatcaagaagggttggtggagttgttgcagcaagccagctttgactcttggctaggctaacctacgagactctaATTGAaacggttttgcgtacacgagtccactactcaccacttcaatacactaccgaggatccacctccgtcttcctacggaagagccatcctcggcactcacacttatcttgaggcttttagcagtttccatttacttgtctatgaactgtataggcaaccaagtagtcctttaccgcggacgcggctattcgaatagatcatgataaccctgcaggggtgtacttcttcatacatgtttccaccacttagcgtctgcacacgacatgtgcttggcagacttcaagcgaaagccgacgtgggtgtagaccacgacctacctaaacacttaagcctctagtccaggtttatcgcctatccaggttccatccgcagggagtccggccgaggtttcccatacggccccgaacgatgtgaacagggttcccgagatacctaacgggtattcggtacaccgtgccacgtacctaccgcatcacaacccacccctacggtcagcgctgtccacggcctccagtaggctacaaacaccagaaactacttgcaactcctggacagagagctagggtgaataagaagtcgagcggggtcatatttcagggcccaatgcatggtagtagctgtatcttaaatcacacatacagatctcagtgcttaaggtcggcttcaatgaaacaacccaccatgtactcctacatggcctctcatcgatacctttaccaaatcgtgttcaccacaccactctcattaccgacataatcatttcactctagcccatcacccagatgaaccagacctgacacgactctaagcatagcaggcatagcaaggtaggaacaacacatacatatggctcaatcaactcctacacatgctagtgggtttcatctagttactgtggcaatgacaggtcatgcagagaaagtgggttcaactaccgtagcacacagcagtttgaaacgcgttgtcttaatgcagtaaaagagagcaggagcgagaacatgggattgtatcgatatgatcaatggttggttgcttgcctgatggttcgatgcactgatacggttcttcgttagggtaatcacgatactcctcggaggaagatcctgccgcaaagaacaccgatacacaaccatcaccaaacaatgtgcaacaatatgatgcatgcatgaaacatagcaatatgagtgtgttgggctaatgcaactaagaccagaagggtttgaaccaatttgaatcaaagattcaaatttcaaactcgaatatggccttttaaagtgcctttccttgttctgcattaaacatcaggttaacttgtttaatcatgcatgaaaatagtacagatggatagattggatttttctgatcatttttcatatataatttgtctgatttggagttacagaataaaagttatgaattattgaagttttaatttatattctggaatttcctatattagaataattccagaaaatcaattattgcgtcagcctgacgtcagtgtgacgtcagcaggtcaacggaacacgtccgggtcaaacctgacagtgggtcccgcatgtcagggtgattaaattaattaaagtttaattaaaactaaacctgtttaattaacagggctgggccccacctgtcattgactcaggggagtcaaccagggcccacccgtggtcaaacccgggtcggctgcaccggcgtttagccgccggcgagcccgacgcggcggcggaagtggttttggccgtttcggccaccaaatgggtcgcggagaccaccggagtggagctggggacgagccgcagctcttggtggagtccgctggggtcggggtggccggagttggcgccagcgacgactttggcggccaccggggttcggccgacaacgaacttgacgctagaggggtcggtgaggctcggggagtggctagctaggtgctaagtgacacggtgagtatgatggacaccagtttgtggccggagggtgaccgggagcacgtcggcgacgagctccacggcggtgggtgtggttgagctccgggaggttgctacacggctcgggagccagaacggaagggagggggagatggctaagctcaccgtgagtgcgacgaagcccttggcgtggccggagatggaccggagcgacgacaacgttgaaagggatctccggcgacggcggttcgggcgaggtcgttgcggtggactcgggcgttgcgagcgctcggggctcggcttgctcgatggagtggacagcggcggagctcctggacacggtgagaggacgcacgggcggcggggagcacggctacgacgaaggcacgacgatggtggcgtcggccatggcgggggagcgcgagggggaggagctggagaggagagggggtgtctggggggttcgggggagcgagggaggccggtccacgacgtcaccgggcgcggggagcggcgaggcggcgagcaggtgcgtggcgcgcgctgcggtcgccgtcgggcacctgcctgcctgcctggccggcaagcagctcgctggagcggcgctgggctgggccggcaggtgggccgggagcaggcgccaggtaagtttttttccatttctttctgttttctgtttttttaatacttctgcaactttgttgaattaaataaaatacttaggctactcctaaaatcaccaaactactcctggtccatagttggattatttccaacatgaaacattttagtttggagatatttgagcatttaaatattttatataattttgaatgcccaaattcaaatatttatgatttaattcaaaaaccctaagctggcctaggaaaatgtgcaccacttttgacagaggttctgaaccaagacaaaaatgatggacattttagaagggcatttcaggttcattgaaaaagtttttagtaaaccctaattggattcagaggggactgggggttctgtcatccccatttcaggtttctgatgaaaaagtaaacatgatgcaacactctaatgcatggctaactaggatgtgacattgTGATAGTTAATCTGCAACCCAAAAAATTCTAAGAATGCCTGCAAGATGTCTTTGATACGTGCAGCTTGTGAAACCGTGCCCTTCAGAAGAATGAGCGCGTCGTCCGCGTATTGTAGTAGTTCTTTGGACTTCAAATGACGACCTTCCATGCACGCACACAATTCAGCTTCCAAAGCTTCACAACAAGAGAAAAGTTCTCTACAAGATGAGAATGTAATGCTTCCTTTGTCATCCATAGGACCAATGCACCATACCGACCCCTACTTTACGATCCTCGGTATAAGATCCATCAACGTTCAGCTTGACCAAGCCAACATTAGGCGGACTCCACATTCTGCATTGTTGCTGCAAATCTCTGCATCTTGTTTTTTTGAGATGCACATCTGATCTCATCTGGTACTATTATACGTCGATATTTTCATGGCGACTGGATTATTGGACGCCAAGCAAGCTGACAATTAAACATTTATCCATGAAAACATCCACCTTTGTGCATTGCAACTAATGTGATATAGATATCTCTATCTTTGTAGGGAACGCAATCAACCGTTAGTTGCGGAGGCAGGGTTGAGCGGACTAAATGAGATGTCTCCGAACCCCAAACACACTTTTTTATTTTTCACTCATATTTCTTTCTCCCTTGCTGGCAGACATGTAGGACTCATCCCCTGCCAAATGGAGAGCAaaccagaaaaaaaaacaaagagtaAAATAAACCAGCCGACGTGGCATGCACATCAGCACTAAAGCAGAAAAAATAATATTAAATGGGGTAATTTGTGGCACAAGTTCGCTTAAAATTgataaaaacatggaaaaactgCAAAATGTTGTAATTGCTGCCACGAACATGAAACTAGAGGATAAAAAATGGAATTCACTTCAATAGTTATTTAGAGCTCGATCCATGCAAGATAATAGAGTCCACCTTTACTCATACAGAAAGAGAATGGAAGATCACTTTGTGTATATAAGTAACAAAAGCATATGACtatttcattcttcaaagaataaGACAGACTATTTCATTTTCATATCCTTCAGTTTGGTGTCTTCCTGAAGCAAAGAACATGTTAACCTTACATCTCCACTACATCAGGCTAAGGTCTTATGATGAGTCACGCGAGATAACTTTTGTCCTCATCACAAATCCTTAAGGCATTACTACTACAAGCTTACAGAACACCCAATAGGAGGTATAAACAGCATAGAGGTTGCCCAATTTCTTCTCTGCAGTGGCAAGAACAGAGTAACGGTGCAGTAGCCTTTGTCGATTTGCTAGCAGAACTATCAACAGCTTAAGACAGGAAGCGCCCTGGATGAACAATCAGTCTTTCACATCCATCAATCCGCCTGTTGTAATCTGGAAAACGTGTTGGTGGTCAAGGGAAACAATTTCTCGACATCTGATCATTGCTAATTTGTGCTACGTGAAGCTTCAGCAAAGGAGGTTAACAACTAAGAACTAAATCATAAAGCTGTGCAAGTCTGAGCAAAACAATCCTATCAAGAGTTCAGCAACCAAACAAATTAAAGCAATGAATAGCACAAGCAGTAAACAAGTAGTAAGCAAAAGGATATAGCTTCTCCCTCGGGAAGGTTAGGGGCGTCAAAGATCTTGCAGACACGCTGCTCGCCTTTGCTTTTCCTCAGCATCAACCGGATGGTGGCTGCATGCGCCAGCACGTGGCCTCCTGCCGGCTTTTTGGGGTCAGTGATGAACATACCACCACCTGGGTCCGCAATCACTGGAACAAGGAAAGAACTTATATGATTTGAGATCCACGAATATAAGGAGCTCTTTCTTGGAACAGACAGGATAGATTGGAAAGCACACCTTGGTTGGTGATGTACACTGCAACATTGAACTCCTCAGCAATCTTTGTAAGGCGGGACAGCATTTGTGCCAGTTTTTGCTGCAGTTCCAGAGCACATCACTTAGAGCAAGTGTATAAAATGCAAGCATTCGACTACATCATGAGTTGCTTGATTTTTTCACATAGTTAGCTAGTTACAGTAGAATACCTGACGCTCTGCAAGTTCACCCCTACCACTGAAATCAACACGGAATAGCGCAATCACAGAATCCACGATCTATCATTTCCAAGCCAAACAAAGATCACATGAGCACAGTTGAGATCTATCAACTTGTAAGTTTGATAGTACATGTCAGCAAAGTCATGCGTACCAGAAGCCTGAAAGGCTCTTCGGCCATCTTGGCAGCAAGGCCCAGGAGTAAGTTGTACTGGTGCTCATAGGTGTATGCGCGAGCGTATATGATCTAAAACAGAAAGATCACGAATTAAACAAAGATCTTGATCTATTCTTCCTTAAATGGGTTAAGAGAGATGTAAAAGGAGCCATACATTGTCAAGAACAGCATTGGCATCCATCCCAAATCTCTCAGCAATTGGCACAATGCGTTCAGGCCGGCTGATAACTCCTTTAAGGGAATAGTTTCGATAAGCACAGGAATGTAAATGAATTCATTGAACAAATCGACTATAGGTATTACTAAGGAATTCAAAGGATACAATGTTCCCTCAGTGTCAATGTAGGCAACCTTCCCGTTCCCACCATGCATGTGGAGTGGAAGCTGTTATACATTTGATTAAACAAGCAGAGTTATTCATGGATTCTGATGTAGTGAGGTTTCACCGAGAATATACAAGGCAGGAAATGGACCTGAGTGGAGACACAAAGAGTATGAGCCAACTGGGTCTTCCCTGACCTGCAAGACAAAGTAAATAATATGGATTTTAGCGCTAGAAAGTTGGAACTGAATATGCACCATCATCAATACCTCTGGAAGACTAGACAGCAGAAAAGGAGGTGAAAGCAGCTTATCAGAGTTTACCAACTAAAAAATTACTAGGACTAAAAATTGCTACATCTACTGCGAAATATGGCACAAATCATACATAACAGAGATAAAACTAATAGGCGCTCCCTGCAAAAAAAAATCCAGAAGAAAATGGTAACTGGAACATTTACTGACCGGAACTCTCCAAATGCCTCTGTGATACAGAGTGTTTCAATCCCTCCTTCAAATTATGGAAATATGTGAATGGGTTAGAGCATAACATCAGAAATAATCAGAACAGAATCAAGGGCGACATATGTTACCTCCAAGCAGCTCATCAAGCGCTTGGCTCCCAGTGGTAATCCGGACAACAGACTTTCGCTTCAATATACGAAAAAGTAAATCAAACAACTGGGCAGTACACAGGTGGAGTAATGAAAGCACTCAAGCAGATTCCAAAAACAAACTATTACAGTAAGTTTAGCATAGTAGCGGTGTAGCACTACTGCAAAAACAGCACTAAACTGTATGGTCGTCCTTCATCAGTAGCTTAGCTCCCTAAACCTTACCTTAATAAGGAGATCACTTCCTGTCATGAAACCCTGACTCTGAAAATCAAATAGAATACAAATTTCAGAAGACTCGATCGCATAGCACAGATGGCACAGAAGTTGTAAACCAGAATCAATGCAAAGAGAATAATATGGCACAGAAGTTGTAAACCAGAATCAATGCAAAGAGAATAATATGGCACAGAAGTTGTAAACCAGAATCAATGCAAAGATGATAACAATCATACCAGAAGTTTTTCAGCAGCCTCGCAGATCTTATCAACCTTTGCTTCAGACAAGCCCTTAATCCCTGTAAGGCTCTGCAAGATGAATCCATACATTGGTACTGAAACAACATCAATCATGTGTTGAAACTTGAATACATAAAGCAACTAATAACAGTCATGTGTCGTGCACCAGAAATCAGCTTCAGTATGCAACCACAAATTTTAGGGAGAATGCGTGCAGATTTATGCTCTGACGGGATTGGGACCTTCTTGGTGTGCATCATCAGCCCATTGCAAGTGTAGATCCCCGCATCCTGCAGCTTCTTCACGTCTCCTGAGTTTATTCCCTGCGAGATCACTGTTTGGACGAGTGATCAGTTACAGCGTTAAAAGGAAGGTTACGGCTTAGGATTCAAATTCATGGCAATGAACAAAGTGCACGACGAACCAATTGGATCACGCAAACAAAACACAAGCGCGGATCACATCTAGACAAATGTTTAAAGTAAACTTGCTAAACTCGCGGAAGCTACCCGTAATTATGGAACAGAACAGGTGAACATTCAGAAAAAAAAAAGTGGAACAGATGAGGAAGACAGGCTTAAACCCTACGCCACGAAGTGGACGAAAACGCGTCCGTAATTGGTCCAAGTTTCCACAGAAAACCCACGCGATTGAACTGTATCTAGTGCCGAATTCGAAAGGATTCTACAGACAGTGATCGCTACGGCGGATTAAACGCATGGCAGCTCAAAATTGGGGCTAAGTTCAGACTAATCCGTGGAGAAAAAACGGCACCACACAGCGATTAGCACAAACTAACCGGTAAAGAGAAATCAAGTGGGGGGAATCAGCAAAGCTGCACGAAATTAGCCTACCAAGGGCGCTAGTTAATCCCCAGACTGCACGAAATAGGGGAGAAAATCAAAACAAACGCAACACGAGCACACGCGACCACGCGCTGCACGCACCAAAAACCAACCAAATGTGGAGGCTAAGCGAAATCCGCACCAAACCCATCTCCAAACAGCACGAAATTGCGACCGAAACGCGCGAACTTAGAGGCGGAAGCACCCGGAACGCAACGGTGAGCAGGCCTAACCCCCACATGCCGACACACGCGCGACGCAGGCACACGAACAAGCAAGTAAATGCAGCACCGGAGACGGGGCAGCGGGCGGGTTTCGAGAGGAGAGGGGTAGGAGGCGGCGAACGTACACTTGTCGATGGACTCGaagcactcctcctcctcctcgacccggTCGGCCTCCATGAGCTGGAGCTGCCCGCCCTCGTCGTACTGCTTGGACGGCGCCATCCCGCGTGCGCGCCTGCGTCACAGGAGAAGGTGTAAGGAGCGAGCACTGGGACGCACGAGCGAAGACGGCGAGTGGAAGCGGTGGAGGAGGACGAGACCTGTACGAGCCGGAGGATCGCGTGCTGCTGGAGGAGAAGGAAGTGGGGCGGAGGCTGGGGGAGAGGGGAGGTTTGGGAAGCGCAGGTGCGGGTGGAATGTGGATCACTGCGGCTGCGACGAGGTGGGGGTATTTGAAGGCCTCGCGCGAGGAACTTGAGAGCCCAACACTTGTTGCTGCTGCCAGCTAAGCCTTCCACGGCCCATTcgaaattcaaaattttgaacaggACGGCGACGTGCCAATCAAGCAATCTAGTAACAACAGCTTTGATTCTTAACC encodes the following:
- the LOC123106833 gene encoding meiotic recombination protein DMC1 homolog B, whose translation is MAPSKQYDEGGQLQLMEADRVEEEEECFESIDKLISQGINSGDVKKLQDAGIYTCNGLMMHTKKSLTGIKGLSEAKVDKICEAAEKLLSQGFMTGSDLLIKRKSVVRITTGSQALDELLGGGIETLCITEAFGEFRSGKTQLAHTLCVSTQLPLHMHGGNGKVAYIDTEGTFRPERIVPIAERFGMDANAVLDNIIYARAYTYEHQYNLLLGLAAKMAEEPFRLLIVDSVIALFRVDFSGRGELAERQQKLAQMLSRLTKIAEEFNVAVYITNQVIADPGGGMFITDPKKPAGGHVLAHAATIRLMLRKSKGEQRVCKIFDAPNLPEGEAVFQITTGGLMDVKD